A window of Leishmania major strain Friedlin complete genome, chromosome 27 genomic DNA:
TGGAGAGAGAAACCGCGCAAGCCGCGCAAAGAACCCCTAACCCCCCAACAAGCATGAATGGGCGAGCTTGCTGACCTGGATCAGATGTCAGAGCCAGAATGACGCAACTGAGAACTGTACAAGTCATCTTTGCATTTCGCGAGCTTCCTCGCGTTCGAGCAATATGAtcagcgccagcgacgcaggcgcacgcacacgcaaaacGTAAAGCGCCGAGTGTGGCCAACCCGTAGGTGGCGCTCAGACAGAAAAGCGCACATGCCCCAGCTGACAGCAAGCGGTTTTTGTCACGAGGAGTGTCACACACTGCTGCACCCTTCGACCGAAGGGTGCGTGGGAGCCGCGCCAAGAAGGTCAGCAATGCCACAAAGGAGCTCAGCCACACAAAACTGGTGCCAGACAATCTCGCACAGTGGTAAGCAAAAACAAGACATGCGGAAGCCGCAAGAGTCATGAGTGCTGCGGAAAAATGCATCTGGTGAGTTTGAAGGTGATGCGTAGCTGTGCAACAAGGAAAGAGTTAGGGGGTCGAAAGAAGGATAGAGACTGGGTGACGCAGACGAAGTGTCCATTCGCGATTCCGAACGGCCGCGACGGAGAGTTTTTGAGACGAGTAAGCAGCCATTGTATTCAATGGCCCCCACGCGGGTGAAGCGGTCAAGCGGAAGAGTGACCCTATGCGATGATTAGATGCTGATTCCTCAGGGTCGAAACAGAACAAgtgctgcgcgcacacgctgtTTGAGGCTTCAGCGGAGTTTTTTTTTACTGAGCTGGACTTTGTAATACAGGCAATGCAGCAAAAACCAGAGCTCTGAGTGACGGTGCGGTTCCAAATAATCATAGCACTGTGGAGTTGAATCAACACCCAACGGAGCGCGAAATCGAGCTGAATACTCTCGTGAAGTGACAGTCGTACCCGATAGAGTGCTTCATCCGCTTTCCACGAGAGTGCAGCGCGGCACACGCAACACCGCAGAtcgcagggggggggaaggagtAATAAGGGCCTAGGACGAGTGGACCGCTGCCGGAGTTCTAACCACCGCATCACCTGCAGAATGATTTGACTTGTCGGTGTAGTCGGCCGACCATTCATCATGGAAAGCAAACCAATTCGCTTggacgaagaggaaggagacTTTCAGGCTTCCTTGTTCACGCACCGAACTTTCACAGCTCCCTCCCCGCTCTTTCTAAATGCTTGATTGAGCTGGCAAAAACTACCACTGGCATCGTCCACTTTCCAGAACCCCCTTGTGCAACTGTTGGGTGACACTGCGAAACTAGCAAACAGGTCGACCAACGTAAATCCGTCTCCCATGATATGCACAGTGCTGATCGACTATTGTCCGACCTCGGGTGGGCCGTTCAATTCCTCCGAGCACGAGAATGATCGGCGGGTTTTGTGTCACTCTGTTTCAAGTGTACGCAAGGATGGCATGCGGAGGGGGGACCCCCAGAGTCGTGTCACAGCGTCCAGCATCCCCACTCTGTGcggggaagccaagcagccccctACCCCATCCCCCTACCAATGCCGAACCGCTTCTAGTCGTGATAGGGTCAAGCATCTACAACGTACGGGGAGTCAGAGCGTCGTATCGCtactgatgccggcggtcaaGCTCTAGATGGCGTTACGTCGGAGCAGCCTGCGACCGTGAACACGATTGTATCATACAATAGGCGACGTGCCGGCGTCACTCGGACGTATCCTATCCGGCCCTCACTTCCCACTtgtggggagcctgcgccgccgcgagagGGAGACACTAGGTGGCGAGCGGCACCATGGAAGCGTTTGTGGTGCGTCGTACAAGCgaatgtatatatatatatatatatatatgtatatatatatatatgtacatatGCTTGTTGTTGCGCTAAGAGCAAGCCAAGAAATATATATGCAGCGACACTGTAACTgtctctgctgcaccacggaTAAATCCTCGTATTCTAGCAAATTGACAcggcgaaaagaaaagacaAAAAAACATTAAGAATTTCATGAAAGCAAAATGGTGTATTTTTTTACTTTGGCTTCGAGATTGTACGAAACAGGCTAGTGAAGTTTCACCTGCCGTTCGAAGAATTAGATTGCTGGAGAGCAATAGGGGGCACCGTCATTTGCTCCTCTGTTCTGCAATGACCATAATAGCTGCCAGGCATTTCTCCTTTTCGCTTTGCTTAAAAGCCTCTTCGTCTCATCCCCGTTCTGTTTCCGGTCCCTGTCTGCTGTTATCGGAGTCTGAGAAAAAGCTCGATTTTTCATGAAGCGGAAATGTTCAAGTTTGACTATAAGATTTCCTATGACGAATTTGTCAGAACAATTTATCATCATGCACGTCAGTACGAGATAAAAGTTTCCGATCCTCACAAGCAATGCGTCACTGTCAATGCGCTCATCACAAAAGCCAAGGACGAAGAGAGCAAACGAAACTACGCCAATGCGTACTACTACGTCAACAAGTGCCTTTTATTTTTTGATAAGGAAGAGAACCCGGTTGACTTCACGCAAAGAGATCCATCTACAAAGAGGGTCTTTGCTGAGGCTCTTGACCTTGAGGCTAAGTTgaagctgaaggagctgccgATCGAGTACAAGACTATGATCGAAGAAATCGACCGTCGGGAGCCGGAGCGCCGTCGCATCGTAGCCCAGCAGCTAGAGTCGGACAGAGGAGATGGTGACGGGAACAAGCAGCTTTCGAGGGCGGTAGACATGCACTTGACAAGACAGCAGCAACTGCTGTCTTCCGAGaacagcagcgtcgatgAGTTgttgcagcggctgcgctaTGCTTCGGTGCCTGGCACGAGGAACATTACCCCGGGCATAGTTTCCAATGGCCCgcctgctccttctccaATGTACACTACCGTCTCCAGACCCGAACCATCTCCAGCGCCAGTAAATCCCGCGCCAGCCGACAACCACGCTCTCCCTGCCTCAGCCTCACATAGAAGCTACACAACCTGTATCCTGAATCCTTCAAATGCCTTTCTGTCCGTGCGACGGAGAGGAATTGTAAATTTGGGCAACACGTGCTACATGAATAGTGTGCTGCAGGTACTCAATTCCACGCCGTTAGGTCAGTACTTTCTTACTGACACCTATGTTTCCTACCTGCTCAATACAAAGGGAAAGCTGACTCGCTTGATCAACTCATTTAGCTTCGTTATCCGTGAGCTCAATCGTTCCGACTGCAAGTTTTCAGTGAGCGCGTCGCCGTTCAAGTCTGCCCTCGGCGACTACTACGAAGGGTTTCAAAACTCAAGCCAGCAGGACGCAAACGAGTTTCTACGTGTTGTGCTGGACGGCATTCACGGAGCACTGAATGTGAACGACAGTAATAGAATCGAGTTTCCTGAGATTGACAATTCTAAGGGCACCGATGACGAACTTGCTCGACGCTACTGGGGGCAATACTATCAGAAGAATTCGTCTGTTATAGTTGACTACTGCGCGTTTCAAGAGAGGAGCGCGGTTGTCTGCCCCTCCTGTGACCACCAGTCACGCTCCTTCAATATTTCTCTTAGCATTGAAATTCCTATTCCGCGGACCTTGTCAAAGGTTTCACTGGACGACTGCTTTGCCGCGTACTGCCGGGAGGAAATTCTTGACAATAGCTCGATGTACATGTGCCCTAACTGTCACCAGAAGGTGAACGCCCGCAAGCAGCTGCTGTTTTATTCAGCACCACCAGTTCTATTTATTACTCTGAAGCGTTTCCGCTGTTACGGTGACTTCACCACCGCCTCAAAAGTCAACTCGAGCGTTTTCTTTAGTAAAACACTGGACATTGCCTCGTATATGTGCTCCGGATTCTCGAAAACGAAGTACCATTTGGTGGGTATTATCAATCACCAAGGCAACATGTATGGCGGTCACTATACTGCAGATGCTGTTGGTGCTGATGGCGTGTGGTGCCACTTCAGCGATGAGCAGGTGACAAAAGCGGACGTGGCCGATAATAATCTGGCCTACATTCTCTGCTACGTACGTTGATCGAACACTCCCTTTCCCTAGCTCTGAATGCCTTTTTTACCTTCCTTGTAATGCTGAGCAGGTGACATACTTTTTTGTTCTTTGCTTGCTTTGCTACGTGTTCTCCTTTCCATCTCCTCTGAGTGTGGATCTgtttttgctgttgctgctttCATACGATTCAGAGGTCGTGGCTTCACTTTATTGGAGGTTATAGGCTTGTAAACCGAGTCATCGCTCTTTGCATCTTAGCGACAGTGGGGCGACAGTGACTAGttgggcacacacacatccatacacacacaggcgaagaaacgtttttttttgtttgtggtTATCTAGAAGCGGGTCGCGTATCTTAGTGTTGATGAGGAATGTGTCAGAACAAGCTTCACAATACGTGCAGCGTGTGGTGTTCTGTTGACCACATCTCTTTTACTGTGTAGCTGCGAGATGCGCCTCGGTGGCGAGTTGCCGGTGTCTTTGGGGCACCTTACACTTttccccttcttctcctttttcaCTTCTTGTCACTGTATCAGGAGCACGCGAAAACGAGTTCAGCTTCCCTTTTGGGGGAAACTTACACAGAATGCAGTCAAGGGTGTTCAATTTTCCTGGGAAGGAAAGCAAACCTGATTACGAACATCGTATTTCCGGTCGCGTGAACGAGATGCTTCGTCAATCTTCACCTCAAGCTCGCTCATCAAGAACCTCTTTGCAAAGAAACTGGCAACCGTATGCACCCATTCTGAGCATCCACCCGCAGTTGCTGCAAAAAGCCGAAAGCAGGAGCCCGTCTCGCGCAAATGTGACGCACCTAACGCGCGCCTCTTCTGCTTCTTTTCTCACACCACACGGATCACAGGTGGTGTCGCCGTCACGACTTCGCTATGTAGGAACTGAGTCGACGAAACAAGTGAATCCAAATGACCTCCTTCGTGGAGCGTCTGTGGCAAAATTCCGTCAGCGAAGCTGTTCGCAGTGTATCCAGGACTCGCCTAGGCATTCTAAAGCATCAAACACGCACCCGGTGAATCATGAATCGTTCAGCGCAGTCCTACCATGTTCGCTTCATCCTCTGCTGCAACAAGCGTTGCTGCTTATCGAGTCTGCTGAGCTCGAAGAACGCTTGGCATTTTGTCAGGAGGAGATGGACGCCTTTGATTCGATAATCACCGTATTCGGTGTGGCGAAGGAGGTCGAAGTTATTCGCGTTGCTGCGTTTGAAATGTTTCACATCGAAAGGGCGTCCCGACGCGCACTCAAGCGTCAAGAACGACACGAACGGCAGATTCTCCGACTTTGGTACTGCGAGAGCTACAAAGATGCTTTGCTCTCGGAGGAAGTGCGGGTAATTCGGCAGCAATCTGAGGAATCAAGACGCTTTTTTGGACACTCGCCTTCGCGCTCGCAAAGCACTTCTCCGAAACAGCAATCGCAGGATCTTTTCGACATGGCTGCGCCTCGGAATGGTTCCCTCTCGTCGAAAA
This region includes:
- a CDS encoding putative ubiquitin hydrolase (previous protein_id=AAZ09875.1); this encodes MFKFDYKISYDEFVRTIYHHARQYEIKVSDPHKQCVTVNALITKAKDEESKRNYANAYYYVNKCLLFFDKEENPVDFTQRDPSTKRVFAEALDLEAKLKLKELPIEYKTMIEEIDRREPERRRIVAQQLESDRGDGDGNKQLSRAVDMHLTRQQQLLSSENSSVDELLQRLRYASVPGTRNITPGIVSNGPPAPSPMYTTVSRPEPSPAPVNPAPADNHALPASASHRSYTTCILNPSNAFLSVRRRGIVNLGNTCYMNSVLQVLNSTPLGQYFLTDTYVSYLLNTKGKLTRLINSFSFVIRELNRSDCKFSVSASPFKSALGDYYEGFQNSSQQDANEFLRVVLDGIHGALNVNDSNRIEFPEIDNSKGTDDELARRYWGQYYQKNSSVIVDYCAFQERSAVVCPSCDHQSRSFNISLSIEIPIPRTLSKVSLDDCFAAYCREEILDNSSMYMCPNCHQKVNARKQLLFYSAPPVLFITLKRFRCYGDFTTASKVNSSVFFSKTLDIASYMCSGFSKTKYHLVGIINHQGNMYGGHYTADAVGADGVWCHFSDEQVTKADVADNNLAYILCYVR
- a CDS encoding conserved hypothetical protein (previous protein_id=AAZ09876.1), which produces MQSRVFNFPGKESKPDYEHRISGRVNEMLRQSSPQARSSRTSLQRNWQPYAPILSIHPQLLQKAESRSPSRANVTHLTRASSASFLTPHGSQVVSPSRLRYVGTESTKQVNPNDLLRGASVAKFRQRSCSQCIQDSPRHSKASNTHPVNHESFSAVLPCSLHPLLQQALLLIESAELEERLAFCQEEMDAFDSIITVFGVAKEVEVIRVAAFEMFHIERASRRALKRQERHERQILRLWYCESYKDALLSEEVRVIRQQSEESRRFFGHSPSRSQSTSPKQQSQDLFDMAAPRNGSLSSKKVPSSQKSNKIAHMASLLFSASRRQGEGIRGSSPTDNCDEVLHSSPRALSPMPSEPYFSHTVGSSCSLHKPSDSVNVADRRRYYREYSDRCRRTLGSMEADLEDRIARQEALLLPARQSYQSSVPFSLITRQAPPLLPKSAED